The Benincasa hispida cultivar B227 chromosome 9, ASM972705v1, whole genome shotgun sequence genome has a segment encoding these proteins:
- the LOC120085092 gene encoding protein TIME FOR COFFEE-like isoform X2, with product MIMEKNREARSSSSIVAANGSSRRRSRATAFRDLPEEGQVELQETVRLRDRGGKRDRDREFASRSKRRRGGGNREEEVEEEGGDTSAEDIVADGDSYEVEDGGGVSRILSSSTTASSVSNQNQKRNSLPPRVAKQQWKVVDDAMIGVPVPRKARSASVKRSHDCTVSGNSGVGGAGEDIADDHSHRNQSDSPARSSAEVVSPSTSIISAKKKMKSTGPKTRSMKTSKDSSRSAKEGDIEIEIAEVLFGLKKQPQCSKKQEVNVKQSSKQETENSSVLRDASKSSVTSTTANSSPTAFQKSASLQKNCAISDLSLNVAGEKKKVDSSSLDGTAKGESEKPAEVEIYPSKLEVASEESKPAKEVCTGGDENKGSKRTGLAPEDANSCAKGDVDPEDSLRTRSIPEAVNQKEEKFKFDLMAPPTSPERDGLTDMVPDAKPLSLGIEMGKETSNKVENEVEGFKEKEKVIDEDKIVTSGTKFEFFKLDLEKPQLDSNSIAMQEQSQKQQPKGAASTVEKNEPSTSVRLPIILGGWPTTEIPSVGYMPPFRTVLPVDSVDKSSTKLQHPNFILSYPRPKRCLTHYDVARNIYLHQQFTKTNYFHPAGDASASLAEAKLKNMSSKEGMLLSNPLTGNHLDVNLNSVQQREQAEGDFPGNVVNDKSPEAANFADIAKSKQLVFQQRPGAPFGNSMPGSGFIFPIGQHQAPIAAATANQSGSAKSPNNQSTSLFNNPEAGTLVSFPAFPPVSTNMSYSHPNVVSVEAPYLAKLQSNGYPFTFSTPAGTSATYRASNAQPLPLFNGSFYPSQLFHPSQIQPAQTQTHHQPSGSHKQPQTQQQQWSVHVPGNNVLPSNGMQVKQSTEQHLPLSNQSRKHENETSGEDTTSLSDKRAASVQKNAYGQNYILPVQALGFTLMPSATMNNGNGGYHGEKKQSHSQNLKSTVALVPSQGLTMSFASYNGNGTPSNLNFTPIAQNTTVYQNLPDIQRTGFQVAPTPQATKQKNHQTSEGRNGVILSGTSDRNTGNSSTKPSTATSGQTLVFGNSSRTLNFMTSSVPVNWPSHSTKSAASTTNRPAGSSSGNQQQQATMASRMAPRTKVPTNNTLPSSATTKFPCNAPPGFSQPLIQCDNSIQSPAQKNSGRLVASVVPMTSLHLASSAAVHKNSIQQKGSNTQGQTQISFGGGDFKPAYTQMQHIPTSGHSPSSSGKLRNNISSKTSPSVTPTQPKQDESSSTGAGQKSSPVCGRNVPSILNTCPSHLSELKY from the exons ATGATCATGGAGAAGAACAGAGAAGCGAGGAGTTCGTCGAGTATAGTGGCTGCGAATGGATCCTCAAGGCGACGTAGTAGAGCTACGGCCTTCAGAGATTTACCTG AGGAAGGTCAAGTGGAGTTGCAGGAGACGGTCCGGTTAAGGGATAGAGGAGGGAAGAGGGATCGAGATCGAGAGTTTGCGAGTCGGAGTAAGCGGAGGAGGGGAGGAGGAAATAGAGAAGAAGAGGTGGAGGAAGAAGGAGGAGATACTAGTGCTGAAGATATTGTTGCCGATGGAGATAGTTATGAGGTTGAAGACGGTGGAGGAGTTTCTCGgattctttcttcttctactaCGGCTTCTTCGGTTTCAAATCAGAACCAGAAGAGAAACTCTCTTCCGCCGAGAGTTGCGAAGCAACAATGGAAGGTTGTTGATGACGCGATGATTGGTGTTCCGGTTCCGAGAAAGGCTCGCTCAG CTTCTGTCAAAAGATCACATGATTGCACGGTTTCAGGAAATAGTGGTGTTGGAGGAGCCGGAGAAGACATTGCGGACGACCACAGTCATCGGAATCAATCCGATTCGCCGGCGCGGTCGTCTGCTGAGGTTGTTTCGCCGTCGACTTCCATTATTTCGGCTAAGAAGAAGATG aaatcaaCTGGACCAAAGACTCGATCAATGAAGACTTCGAAGGATTCTTCTCGGTCTGCCAAGGAAGGGGATATTGAGATTGAGATCGCTGAGGTTCTTTTCGGACTAAAGAAACAACCACAGTGCTCCAAAAAGCAAGAAGTTAACGTGAAACAATCATCGAAGCAAGAAACAGAGAATTCCAGTGTTCTTCGTGACGCTTCCAAGTCTTCAGTAACATCTACAACGGCAAACTCTTCGCCAACCGCCTTCCAAAAATCTGCTTCGCTTCAAAAGAATTGTGCTATCTCTGATTTGTCACTTAATGTTG CTGGGGAGAAGAAAAAGGTTGATAGTTCGTCATTGGATGGTACAGCTAAAGGGGAATCCGAGAAACCTGCAGAGGTTGAAATTTACCCCTCAAAGTTGGAAGTAGCATCTGAGGAAAGTAAACCGGCAAAGGAAGTTTGCACTGGTGGAGATGAAAATAAGGGAAGCAAGAGAACTGGGTTGGCGCCAGAAGATGCAAATTCATGCGCAAAAGGGGATGTTGATCCTGAAGATTCACTACGAACAAGATC GATTCCAGAGGCTGTGAAccagaaagaagagaaattcaAATTTGACTTAATG GCTCCTCCAACATCTCCAGAAAGGGATGGCTTGACTGATATGGTACCGGATGCTAAGCCTTTGAGTTTGGGAATAGAAATG GGGAAAGAGACTTCAAATaaggttgaaaatgaagtagaaggatttaaggaaaaagaaaaggtgaTCGATGAAGATAAGATAGTGACAAGTGGGACAAAGTTTGAATTCTTTAAACTGGATTTGGAGAAACCACAATTAGATAGCAATAGCATCGCAATGCAAGAGCAGAGTCAAAAACAGCAACCTAAAGGAGCCGCCAGCACAGTTGAAAAAAATG AACCATCCACTTCAGTGCGCTTGCCCATTATCCTGGGTGGCTGGCCAACTACCGAAATTCCTTCTGTCGG GTACATGCCACCCTTCCGGACAGTGCTACCCGTGGATAGTGTTGACAAATCATCCACTAAACTACAG CATCCGAATTTTATTCTCTCGTACCCTCGACCAAAGAGATGCTTAACCCATTACGACGTTGCTCGAAACATTTACTTACACCAGCAATTTACAAAGACGAACTATTTCCACCCAGCAGGTGATGCTTCTGCATCTCTTGCAGAGGCCAAACTCAAAAACATGTCCTCAAAAGAAGGCATGCTTTTGAGTAACCCATTGACCGGAAATCATTTGGATGTGAACCTTAATTCTGTGCAACAGAGAGAGCAAGCTGAAGGTGATTTTCCTGGTAATGTTGTAAATGATAAAAGTCCTGAGGCTGCTAACTTTGCCGATATTGCTAAAAGCAAGCAGCTTGTATTTCAGCAGAGACCGGGAGCGCCTTTTGGTAACTCAATG CCTGGTTCTGGATTCATATTCCCTATCGGTCAGCATCAAGCACCGATAGCCGCAGCCACTGCAAATCAATCTGGGTCCGCCAAATCTCCCAATAACCAATCAACATCTCTGTTCAATAATCCAGAAGCTGGCACACTTGTGAGCTTTCCAGCATTTCCTCCAGTATCTACCAACATGAGCTACAGTCACCCCAATGTGGTTTCAGTAGAAGCTCCATACTTGGCGAAACTTCAGAGCAATGGCTATCCATTCACCTTCTCTACTCCTGCGGGGACGAGCGCAACATATAGAGCAAGCAATGCACAACCCTTGCCTCTTTTCAATGGATCTTTCTATCCATCTCAGCTGTTCCATCCATCCCAAATTCAGCCAGCACAAACTCAAACTCATCACCAACCAAGTGGCTCCCATAAACAACCACAAACTCAGCAGCAGCAATGGAGTGTGCATGTACCTGGGAACAATGTACTGCCATCAAATGGTATGCAAGTAAAGCAGTCGACAGAACAGCATTTGCCACTGTCTAATCAATCTCGCAAGCATGAGAATGAAACCAGTGGAGAGGACACTACATCCCTTTCCGACAAGCGAGCAGCTTCAGTTCAGAAAAATGCTTATGGACAAAACTACATTTTGCCTGTTCAGGCATTGGGTTTCACCTTGATGCCATCTGCAACAATGAATAATGGCAATGGTGGATATCATGGTGAGAAGAAACAGTCTCATTCACAAAATTTGAAGAGCACAGTTGCCTTAGTTCCATCTCAGGGACTCACAATGTCCTTTGCTTCATATAATGGAAATGGTACACCATCTAACCTCAACTTCACACCGATAGCGCAAAACACAACGGTCTATCAGAATCTTCCTGATATACAGCGGACAGGGTTTCAGGTAGCACCTACACCTCAAGCTACAAAGCAGAAGAATCACCAAACTTCAGAAGGGAGGAACGGAGTCATTCTATCCGGTACCAGTGATAGGAACACTGGAAATTCTTCTACAAAGCCTTCCACTGCAACTTCAGGGCAGACCCTAGTTTTTGGTAATTCTTCAAGGACTCTCAACTTCATGACATCTTCTGTCCCTGTAAACTGGCCCTCTCACTCCACCAAATCTGCTGCATCAACAACAAACCGACCCGCTGGCAGTTCTTCAGGTAACCAACAGCAACAAGCAACCATGGCATCTCGTATGGCTCCTCGTACTAAAGTACCAACTAATAATACTTTGCCCTCATCAGCTACAACCAAGTTTCCTTGTAATGCTCCTCCTGGTTTCTCACAACCTTTGATACAATGTGACAATTCTATCCAGTCTCCTGCGCAGAAAAACTCGGGAAGATTAGTGGCCTCGGTCGTCCCTATGACATCTCTCCATCTTGCTTCCTCTGCTGCAGTCCATAAGAATTCCATTCAGCAAAAAGGAAGTAATACTCAAGGTCAGACCCAGATATCGTTTGGGGGAGGAGATTTCAAGCCAGCTTATACACAGATGCAACACATTCCAACTAGCGGTCACTCCCCATCTAGCAGTGGAAAATTAAGAAACAACATCAGCAGTAAAACCAGTCCCTCAGTTACTCCCACGCAACCGAAGCAGGATGAAAGCTCATCGACCGGAGCTGGCCAGAAATCGTCTCCTGTGTGCGGTAGAAATGTGCCTTCAATCTTGAACACGTGCCCCAGTCATCTATCAGAACTTAAATACTAG
- the LOC120085092 gene encoding protein TIME FOR COFFEE-like isoform X1, whose amino-acid sequence MIMEKNREARSSSSIVAANGSSRRRSRATAFRDLPEEGQVELQETVRLRDRGGKRDRDREFASRSKRRRGGGNREEEVEEEGGDTSAEDIVADGDSYEVEDGGGVSRILSSSTTASSVSNQNQKRNSLPPRVAKQQWKVVDDAMIGVPVPRKARSASVKRSHDCTVSGNSGVGGAGEDIADDHSHRNQSDSPARSSAEVVSPSTSIISAKKKMKSTGPKTRSMKTSKDSSRSAKEGDIEIEIAEVLFGLKKQPQCSKKQEVNVKQSSKQETENSSVLRDASKSSVTSTTANSSPTAFQKSASLQKNCAISDLSLNVAGEKKKVDSSSLDGTAKGESEKPAEVEIYPSKLEVASEESKPAKEVCTGGDENKGSKRTGLAPEDANSCAKGDVDPEDSLRTRSIPEAVNQKEEKFKFDLMAPPTSPERDGLTDMVPDAKPLSLGIEMGKETSNKVENEVEGFKEKEKVIDEDKIVTSGTKFEFFKLDLEKPQLDSNSIAMQEQSQKQQPKGAASTVEKNEPSTSVRLPIILGGWPTTEIPSVGYMPPFRTVLPVDSVDKSSTKLQHPNFILSYPRPKRCLTHYDVARNIYLHQQFTKTNYFHPAGDASASLAEAKLKNMSSKEGMLLSNPLTGNHLDVNLNSVQQREQAEGDFPGNVVNDKSPEAANFADIAKSKQLVFQQRPGAPFGNSMQPGSGFIFPIGQHQAPIAAATANQSGSAKSPNNQSTSLFNNPEAGTLVSFPAFPPVSTNMSYSHPNVVSVEAPYLAKLQSNGYPFTFSTPAGTSATYRASNAQPLPLFNGSFYPSQLFHPSQIQPAQTQTHHQPSGSHKQPQTQQQQWSVHVPGNNVLPSNGMQVKQSTEQHLPLSNQSRKHENETSGEDTTSLSDKRAASVQKNAYGQNYILPVQALGFTLMPSATMNNGNGGYHGEKKQSHSQNLKSTVALVPSQGLTMSFASYNGNGTPSNLNFTPIAQNTTVYQNLPDIQRTGFQVAPTPQATKQKNHQTSEGRNGVILSGTSDRNTGNSSTKPSTATSGQTLVFGNSSRTLNFMTSSVPVNWPSHSTKSAASTTNRPAGSSSGNQQQQATMASRMAPRTKVPTNNTLPSSATTKFPCNAPPGFSQPLIQCDNSIQSPAQKNSGRLVASVVPMTSLHLASSAAVHKNSIQQKGSNTQGQTQISFGGGDFKPAYTQMQHIPTSGHSPSSSGKLRNNISSKTSPSVTPTQPKQDESSSTGAGQKSSPVCGRNVPSILNTCPSHLSELKY is encoded by the exons ATGATCATGGAGAAGAACAGAGAAGCGAGGAGTTCGTCGAGTATAGTGGCTGCGAATGGATCCTCAAGGCGACGTAGTAGAGCTACGGCCTTCAGAGATTTACCTG AGGAAGGTCAAGTGGAGTTGCAGGAGACGGTCCGGTTAAGGGATAGAGGAGGGAAGAGGGATCGAGATCGAGAGTTTGCGAGTCGGAGTAAGCGGAGGAGGGGAGGAGGAAATAGAGAAGAAGAGGTGGAGGAAGAAGGAGGAGATACTAGTGCTGAAGATATTGTTGCCGATGGAGATAGTTATGAGGTTGAAGACGGTGGAGGAGTTTCTCGgattctttcttcttctactaCGGCTTCTTCGGTTTCAAATCAGAACCAGAAGAGAAACTCTCTTCCGCCGAGAGTTGCGAAGCAACAATGGAAGGTTGTTGATGACGCGATGATTGGTGTTCCGGTTCCGAGAAAGGCTCGCTCAG CTTCTGTCAAAAGATCACATGATTGCACGGTTTCAGGAAATAGTGGTGTTGGAGGAGCCGGAGAAGACATTGCGGACGACCACAGTCATCGGAATCAATCCGATTCGCCGGCGCGGTCGTCTGCTGAGGTTGTTTCGCCGTCGACTTCCATTATTTCGGCTAAGAAGAAGATG aaatcaaCTGGACCAAAGACTCGATCAATGAAGACTTCGAAGGATTCTTCTCGGTCTGCCAAGGAAGGGGATATTGAGATTGAGATCGCTGAGGTTCTTTTCGGACTAAAGAAACAACCACAGTGCTCCAAAAAGCAAGAAGTTAACGTGAAACAATCATCGAAGCAAGAAACAGAGAATTCCAGTGTTCTTCGTGACGCTTCCAAGTCTTCAGTAACATCTACAACGGCAAACTCTTCGCCAACCGCCTTCCAAAAATCTGCTTCGCTTCAAAAGAATTGTGCTATCTCTGATTTGTCACTTAATGTTG CTGGGGAGAAGAAAAAGGTTGATAGTTCGTCATTGGATGGTACAGCTAAAGGGGAATCCGAGAAACCTGCAGAGGTTGAAATTTACCCCTCAAAGTTGGAAGTAGCATCTGAGGAAAGTAAACCGGCAAAGGAAGTTTGCACTGGTGGAGATGAAAATAAGGGAAGCAAGAGAACTGGGTTGGCGCCAGAAGATGCAAATTCATGCGCAAAAGGGGATGTTGATCCTGAAGATTCACTACGAACAAGATC GATTCCAGAGGCTGTGAAccagaaagaagagaaattcaAATTTGACTTAATG GCTCCTCCAACATCTCCAGAAAGGGATGGCTTGACTGATATGGTACCGGATGCTAAGCCTTTGAGTTTGGGAATAGAAATG GGGAAAGAGACTTCAAATaaggttgaaaatgaagtagaaggatttaaggaaaaagaaaaggtgaTCGATGAAGATAAGATAGTGACAAGTGGGACAAAGTTTGAATTCTTTAAACTGGATTTGGAGAAACCACAATTAGATAGCAATAGCATCGCAATGCAAGAGCAGAGTCAAAAACAGCAACCTAAAGGAGCCGCCAGCACAGTTGAAAAAAATG AACCATCCACTTCAGTGCGCTTGCCCATTATCCTGGGTGGCTGGCCAACTACCGAAATTCCTTCTGTCGG GTACATGCCACCCTTCCGGACAGTGCTACCCGTGGATAGTGTTGACAAATCATCCACTAAACTACAG CATCCGAATTTTATTCTCTCGTACCCTCGACCAAAGAGATGCTTAACCCATTACGACGTTGCTCGAAACATTTACTTACACCAGCAATTTACAAAGACGAACTATTTCCACCCAGCAGGTGATGCTTCTGCATCTCTTGCAGAGGCCAAACTCAAAAACATGTCCTCAAAAGAAGGCATGCTTTTGAGTAACCCATTGACCGGAAATCATTTGGATGTGAACCTTAATTCTGTGCAACAGAGAGAGCAAGCTGAAGGTGATTTTCCTGGTAATGTTGTAAATGATAAAAGTCCTGAGGCTGCTAACTTTGCCGATATTGCTAAAAGCAAGCAGCTTGTATTTCAGCAGAGACCGGGAGCGCCTTTTGGTAACTCAATG CAGCCTGGTTCTGGATTCATATTCCCTATCGGTCAGCATCAAGCACCGATAGCCGCAGCCACTGCAAATCAATCTGGGTCCGCCAAATCTCCCAATAACCAATCAACATCTCTGTTCAATAATCCAGAAGCTGGCACACTTGTGAGCTTTCCAGCATTTCCTCCAGTATCTACCAACATGAGCTACAGTCACCCCAATGTGGTTTCAGTAGAAGCTCCATACTTGGCGAAACTTCAGAGCAATGGCTATCCATTCACCTTCTCTACTCCTGCGGGGACGAGCGCAACATATAGAGCAAGCAATGCACAACCCTTGCCTCTTTTCAATGGATCTTTCTATCCATCTCAGCTGTTCCATCCATCCCAAATTCAGCCAGCACAAACTCAAACTCATCACCAACCAAGTGGCTCCCATAAACAACCACAAACTCAGCAGCAGCAATGGAGTGTGCATGTACCTGGGAACAATGTACTGCCATCAAATGGTATGCAAGTAAAGCAGTCGACAGAACAGCATTTGCCACTGTCTAATCAATCTCGCAAGCATGAGAATGAAACCAGTGGAGAGGACACTACATCCCTTTCCGACAAGCGAGCAGCTTCAGTTCAGAAAAATGCTTATGGACAAAACTACATTTTGCCTGTTCAGGCATTGGGTTTCACCTTGATGCCATCTGCAACAATGAATAATGGCAATGGTGGATATCATGGTGAGAAGAAACAGTCTCATTCACAAAATTTGAAGAGCACAGTTGCCTTAGTTCCATCTCAGGGACTCACAATGTCCTTTGCTTCATATAATGGAAATGGTACACCATCTAACCTCAACTTCACACCGATAGCGCAAAACACAACGGTCTATCAGAATCTTCCTGATATACAGCGGACAGGGTTTCAGGTAGCACCTACACCTCAAGCTACAAAGCAGAAGAATCACCAAACTTCAGAAGGGAGGAACGGAGTCATTCTATCCGGTACCAGTGATAGGAACACTGGAAATTCTTCTACAAAGCCTTCCACTGCAACTTCAGGGCAGACCCTAGTTTTTGGTAATTCTTCAAGGACTCTCAACTTCATGACATCTTCTGTCCCTGTAAACTGGCCCTCTCACTCCACCAAATCTGCTGCATCAACAACAAACCGACCCGCTGGCAGTTCTTCAGGTAACCAACAGCAACAAGCAACCATGGCATCTCGTATGGCTCCTCGTACTAAAGTACCAACTAATAATACTTTGCCCTCATCAGCTACAACCAAGTTTCCTTGTAATGCTCCTCCTGGTTTCTCACAACCTTTGATACAATGTGACAATTCTATCCAGTCTCCTGCGCAGAAAAACTCGGGAAGATTAGTGGCCTCGGTCGTCCCTATGACATCTCTCCATCTTGCTTCCTCTGCTGCAGTCCATAAGAATTCCATTCAGCAAAAAGGAAGTAATACTCAAGGTCAGACCCAGATATCGTTTGGGGGAGGAGATTTCAAGCCAGCTTATACACAGATGCAACACATTCCAACTAGCGGTCACTCCCCATCTAGCAGTGGAAAATTAAGAAACAACATCAGCAGTAAAACCAGTCCCTCAGTTACTCCCACGCAACCGAAGCAGGATGAAAGCTCATCGACCGGAGCTGGCCAGAAATCGTCTCCTGTGTGCGGTAGAAATGTGCCTTCAATCTTGAACACGTGCCCCAGTCATCTATCAGAACTTAAATACTAG